The following nucleotide sequence is from Pseudonocardia sp. C8.
CTGGACTGGACCGGCAAGCAGACCGTCCTGGAGTTCCTGCGGGACCTCGGCAAGCACTTCCCGGTGAACACCATGCTCGCTCGCGAGACGGTGAAGCGCCGGCTCGCCGCGGACGGCATGTCCTACACCGAGTTCAGCTACCTGCTCCTGCAGTCGCAGGACTACCTGCACCTGTTCCGCGAGCTCGGGTGCCGGCTCCAGATCGGTGGGTCCGACCAGTGGGGCAACATCGTGGGCGGGGTGGAGCTGATCCGCCGGATCGAGGGTGCGCACGTCCACGCGATGACGTTGCCGCTGATCACCGACTCCGAGGGCCGCAAGTTCGGCAAGTCCACCGGTGGCGGGAACATCTGGCTCGACCCGGAGCGGACGTCGCCGTACGCCTGGTACCAGTACTTCGTCAACGTCGCCGACGCCGACGTGATCGGCTACCTCAAGAAGCTCACCTTCCTCGACCGCGACGAGATCCACACGCTGGAGGCGGATCTCGCCGAGAAGCCGCACCTGCGCAGCGCCCAGCGGCGGCTCGCCGCCGAGCTGACGACGCTCGTGCACGGCGAGGACCAGACACATCAGGTGACCACGGCCAGCCAGGCCTTGTTCGGGCGCGCGGAGCTCACCGAGCTCGACGCCCGCACGCTCGGGAGCGCCCTGGCCGAGGTGCCGAACATCGAGAGCGGGGGAGGGGACACGATCGTCGACCTCCTCGTGGCCACCGGCCTGACCGAGAGCAAGGGTGCCGCCCGCCGCGCCGTCAAGGAGGGTGGGGCGTACGTCAACAACGTCAAAGTGAGCGACGAGGACTGGGTCCCGGGGGCCGACGACGCCCTCGCCGGGGGCTGGCTCGTCGTCCGCCGCGGGAAGCGCAGCCTGGCCGGGGTACGCCTCGTCTGCTGACAGGGGGCGGCATGACCTGCGGAAACGCCGGTACCCCACCCCCCGTGCACGGCCCCTCCGGGCGGTGCTGTAACTTTTTCGTCGTCGCCAGGACGGGACGGACGGAGCGAACCGGCCGAGAGGCCAGGGGCGCAGGACCGGCCCGGAGGCGACGGCCCCAGAACTCCACCCCGGTGGAGATCAGGCCGCCCGGAGGACGGGGTTGACCCTGAACTGCGGGACATGTAGCATGAGAGAGTTGCCTCCGAGGTGAGGTGACTCTGACGCCCCGGAACGACGGCCAAGGCCTGGTTTCCGAGCGCGGGTGTCTTTTGAGAACTCAACAGTGTGTCGAGCTATTTTTGTTTGGCGTTTTTGTGCCAGATTGTTTGTTCGGTTGCGGCCCGACCCCCGTCGGGTGTTTGTGACCGGTTTTTTGTCAGGGTTTTTGTTGGAGAGTTTGATCCTGGCTCAGGACGAACGCTGGCGGCGTGCTTAACACATGCAAGTCGAGCGGTAAGGCCTCTTCGGGGGTACACGAGCGGCGAACGGGTGAGTAACACGTGGGTGACCTGCCCTCCACTCTGGGATAAGCCCGGGAAACTGGGTCTAATACCGGATAGGACGCACTGTCGCATGGTGGTGTGTGGAAAGTTTTTTCGGTGGGGGATGGGCCCGCGGCCTATCAGCTTGTTGGTGGGGTGATGGCCTACCAAGGCGGTGACGGGTAGCCGGCCTGAGAGGGCGACCGGCCACACTGGGACTGAGACACGGCCCAGACTCCTACGGGAGGCAGCAGTGGGGAATATTGCGCAATGGGCGGAAGCCTGACGCAGCGACGCCGCGTGGGGGATGACGGCCTTCGGGTTGTAAACCTCTTTCGCCAGGGACGAAGCTTTTGTGACGGTACCTGGAGAAGAAGCACCGGCCAACTACGTGCCAGCAGCCGCGGTAACACGTAGGGTGCGAGCGTTGTCCGGAATTATTGGGCGTAAAGAGCTCGTAGGCGGTGTGTCGCGTCGGCCGTGAAAACCTGGGGCTTAACTCTGGGCGTGCGGTCGATACGGGCATCACTTGAGTTCGGCAGGGGAGACTGGAATTCCTGGTGTAGCGGTGAAATGCGCAGATATCAGGAGGAACACCGGTGGCGAAGGCGGGTCTCTGGGCCGATACTGACGCTGAGGAGCGAAAGCGTGGGGAGCGAACAGGATTAGATACCCTGGTAGTCCACGCCGTAAACGTTGGGCGCTAGGTGTGGGGACCATTCCACGGTTTCTGTGCCGCAGCTAACGCATTAAGCGCCCCGCCTGGGGAGTACGGCCGCAAGGCTAAAACTCAAAGGAATTGACGGGGGCCCGCACAAGCGGCGGAGCATGTGGATTAATTCGATGCAACGCGAAGAACCTTACCTGGGTTTGACATGCACAGGATCGCGGCAGAGATGTCGTTTCCCTTGTGGCCTGTGTGCAGGTGGTGCATGGCTGTCGTCAGCTCGTGTCGTGAGATGTTGGGTTAAGTCCCGCAACGAGCGCAACCCTTGTTCCATGTTGCCAGCGGTTCGGCCGGGGACTCATGGGAGACTGCCGGGGTCAACTCGGAGGAAGGTGGGGATGACGTCAAGTCATCATGCCCCTTATGTCCAGGGCTTCACACATGCTACAATGGCCCGTACAGAGGGTTGCGAGACCGTGAGGTGGAGCGAATCCCTTAAAGTGGGTCTCAGTTCGGATCGGGGTCTGCAACTCGACCCCGTGAAGTTGGAGTCGCTAGTAATCGCAGATCAGCAACGCTGCGGTGAATACGTTCCCGGGCCTTGTACACACCGCCCGTCACGTCACGAAAGTTGGTAACACCCGAAGCCGGCGGCCCAACCCTTGTGGGAGGGAGTCGTCGAAGGTGGGACTGGCGATTGGGACGAAGTCGTAACAAGGTAGCCGTACCGGAAGGTGCGGCTGGATCACCTCCTTTCTAAGGAGCCTCACTGTGGTGGGGCGCTTGCTCGTCGGTCCTGGTGGCCGCCGGGTGGGTTGCTTAGCTGATTCGCACCGTCAGGGCCGCACGTGTCCTGGGTGTGACTGGGTGGAACGCAAAAGTTTTCGCTGAACTGGTTCGGCACGCTGTTGGGTCCTGAGGAGACACCCCTGTGGTGGGGTTGTCGTCTCTGGCCGCTCTGGTCCTGGGCTTCCTAACGCTTCCCGGTTGTGGGGGTGGTGGTTGTGGTGGGGCCGGGTGTGGTTGTGGGTTGAGTGTTGCATAGTGGATGCGAGCATCTTGTTGTGGTCAAGTTGTTGAGAGCACATGGTGGATGCCTGGGCATCAGGAGCCGATGAAGGACGTGGGAGGCCGCGATAGTCCTCGGGGAGTTGTCAACCGAGCTGTGATCCGAGGGTGTCCGAATGGGGGAACCCAGCACCCGTCATGGGGTGTTACCCGTGCCTGAATTCATAGGGTGCGTGGAGGGAACGTGGGGAAGTGAAACATCTCAGTACCCACAGGAAGAGAAAACAATATGTGATTCCGTGAGTAGTGGCGAGCGAAAGCGGAGGAGGCTAAACCGTGTCCGTGTCAAGCCGGCAGGCGTTGCGGGTGCGGGGTTGTGAGACGTGTCGTTCGTCCTCTGCCGGGGGCGGGACGGTGTGGGTCGGTGTTAGCGGAACGTCTCTGGGATGGGCGGCCGTAGTGGGTGAGAGCCCCGTACGCGAAAACATTCGATTCTGCTGTGGGCGTGTTCTCGAGTAGCAGCGAGCTCGTGGAATTTGCTGTGAATCTGGCGGGACCACCCGTCAAGCCTGAATACTACCTGGTGACCGATAGCGGACGAGTACCGTGAGGGAAAGGTGAAAAGTACCCCGGGAGGGGAGTGAAAGAGTACCTGAAACCGTGTGCTTACAAGCCGTCAGAGCCTTGTGGGGTGATGGCGTGCCTTTTGAAGAATGAGCCTGCGAGTTATGCTTCGTGGCGAGGTTAACCCGTGGTGGGGTAGCCGTAGCGAAAGCGAGTCCGAATAGGGCGTGTGAGTCGCGGGGTGTAGACCCGAAGCGGAGTGATCTACCCATGGCCAGGGTGAAGCGTCGGTAAGACGTCGTGGAGGCCCGAACCCACCAGGGTTGAAAACCTGGGGGATGAGTTGTGGGTAGGGGTGAAAGGCCAATCAAACTTCGTGATAGCTGGTTCTCCCCGAAATGCATTTAGGTGCAGCGTCGTGTGTTTCTCGCCGGAGGTAGAGCACTGGATGGCCTAGGGGGCCGACAAGCTTACCGAAGTCAGCCAAACTCCGAATGCCGGTGAGTGAGAGCGCGGCAGTGAGACTGCGGGGGATAAGCTTCGTGGTCGAGAGGGAAACAGCCCAGATCACCGGCTAAGGCCCCTAAGCGTGCGCTAAGTGGGAAAGGATGTGGGATCGCCGAGACAACCAGGAGGTTGGCTTAGAAGCAGCCATCCTTGAAAGAGTGCGTAATAGCTCACTGGTCAAGTGGTCCTGCGCCGACAATGTAGCGGGGCTCAAGCGTACCGCCGAAGCCGTGGCAATGACACTGTTTGGTGTTGTTGGGTAGGGGAGCGTCCTGCGTCTGGTGAAGCCCGGGAGTGATTTACGGGTGGAGGGTGTGGGAGTGAGAATGCAGGCATGAGTAGCGAATGCAGAGTGAGAATCTCTGCCGCCGGATGACCAAGGGTTCCTGGGCCAGGTTGTTCCGCCCAGGGTGAGCCGGGACCTAAGGCGAGGCCGTCAGGCGTAGTCGATGGACAACGGGTTGATATTCCCGTGCTCGTGATAGTGCGTCCATGCCGAGGCTGGTGATGCTAACCATCCGATCCCACCTCGGTTCCTTCGGGAGCCGTGTTTGTGGGGGAGCGTGGGGTCCGATCTGGTAGTAGGCAAGTGATGGGGTGACGCAGGAGGGTAGCTCCGCCACGCGGTGGTTGTCGTGGTGTAAGCCTGTAGCCTGATCTTCCAGGTAAATCCGGAGGGTCGTGACGGGTGAGAGGTGATGCGTAGCCGTTGAGGTGAAGAGGGTGATCCCATGCTGTCGAGAAAAGCCTCTAGCGAGTGCTGTTGCGGCCCGTACCCGAAACCGACACAGGTGGTCAGGTAGAGAATACCGAGGCGATCGAGCGAACTGTGGTTAAGGAATTCGGCAAAATGCCCCCGTAACTTCGGGAGAAGGGGGGCCACCTGCCTTGAAGCTCTTGACGGGCTAGGGGTGGGTGGTCGCAGAGACCAGGCCCAAGCGACTGTTTACTAAAAACACAGGTCCGTGCGAAGTCGCAAGACGATGTATACGGACTGACGCCTGCCCGGTGCTGGAACGTTAAGAGGACCCGTTAGCCTTTTTGGGGGCGAAGCGGAGAATTTAAGCGCCAGTAAACGGCGGTGGTAACTATAACCATCCTAAGGTAGCGAAATTCCTTGTCGGGTAAGTTCCGACCTGCACGAATGGCGTAACGACTTGGGCGCTGTCTCGACCACAGACTCGGCGAAATTGCATTACGAGTAAAGATGCTCGTTACGCGCGGCAGGACGGAAAGACCCCGGGACCTTTACTATAGCTTGGTATTGGTGCTCGGTTCGGCTTGTGTAGGATAGGTGGGAGACTGGGAAGCGGTCACGCCAGTGGTCGTGGAGTCGTTGTTGAAATACCACTCTGGTCGAATTGGGTGTCTGAACCTCGGGCCATGATCTGGTTCAGGGACAGTGCCTGGTGGGTAGTTTAACTGGGGCGGTTGCCTCCTAAAGGGTAACGGAGGCGCCCAAAGGTTCCCTCAGCCTGGTTGGTAATCAGGTGTTGAGTGTAAGTGCACAAGGGAGCTTGACTGTGAGACTGACGGGTCGAGCAGGGACGAAAGTCGGGACTAGTGATCCGGCACCTCCTGGTGGAAGGGGTGTCGCTCAACGGATAAAAGGTACCCCGGGGATAACAGGCTGATCTTGCCCAAGAGTCCATATCGACGGCATGGTTTGGCACCTCGATGTCGGCTCGTCGCATCCTGGGGCTGGAGTAGGTCCCAAGGGTTGGGCTGTTCGCCCATTAAAGCGGTACGCGAGCTGGGTTTAGAACGTCGTGAGACAGTTCGGTCCCTATCCGCCGCGCGCGTTGGAGACTTGAGGAAGGCTGTCCCTAGTACGAGAGGACCGGGACGGACGAACCTCTGGTGTGCCAGTTGTCCCGCCAGGGGCACGGCTGGTTGGCTATGTTCGGGAGGGATAACCGCTGAAGGCATCTAAGCGGGAAGCCTGTTCCAAGATGAGGTCTCCCACCACCTTTGAGTGGGTAAGGCTCCCAGGAGATGACTGGGTTGATAGGCCGGAGATGGAAGCCTTGTGAGGGGTGGAGTTGACCGGTACTAATAGGCCGAGGGCTTGCCATGACGTGTTGTTCGCATCCACTGTGTGACCCTGAGTCCACAACCGTGCCCGTGTCGGGGTGGTTGTGTGGGTTGGGCCCTGCGAGGGTTTCTTGTGGGGTTTATTTTTGGATAGTGTTGTCGGTGGTTATGGCGGTAGGGGAACGCCCGGTCCCATTCCGAACCCGGTAGCTAAGCCTTCCAGCGCCGATGGTACTGCACTCGTCAGGGTGTGGGAGAGTAGGTCGCCGCCGACATTCAACCTCAGAAAGGGGAGTCCGCAACGGTGCTGTCACCGCGCGGGCTCCCCTTTTCTTGTTTCGTGGCCGTTCCCGTCGACACCGGGAGCCGGCTCGCTCGGAGCGGTCCTCGACCGCGGAAGTGACGGTGTTCGTTTGTACCCTGAGCGCGTGACGGACGGGGAACGTCCCGGCGACGGCCGGGAGGGCGGTGACCGCCGGCGGACCGAGCGGCCCGGCGGCCGCGGAGCGCAGGCCGGTGGGTCGCGGGGATCCGACGACCGGCGACGCGGTGGCCGGGACGGCGGCCAGGGCTGGTCGGGCCGGGGCGGCGCCGGGCGCGGCGACCGTGGTGACGATCGGGGCGGCCGCGGCCGGGACGAGCGCAGGACCGGCTCGTCCTGGAACCCGAACGGGCCCGGCGGGCGGTCGGCGGCGGAGGGCCCCGGGCGCCGTGAGTCGTACGACCGAGGCGACCGACCGTTCCGCGGCCGCGCGTCCGAGGATCGTGGCGACCGCAGCTACCGTGCCGACGACCGCGGCAGCGGGCCCCGAACCGGCTCCCGGGACAGCGAGGACCGGCGGGGCCGCCCGCCCCGTGACGGAGGATCCCGGCCCGGTGACGGGCCTCGCCGCTCCTTCGAGGACGACCGGCGCGGAAGCCGCTCGTACCAGGACCGGAACCGGGGCCGCGGCGACGACCGTGGCGGCCGCTCGTTCCGCGACGACCGGCGGGACGCGCCCTCCCGCGGCGGCGGCGACCGCGCGCGGGGGCCACGCGAGGACGACCGGGGCGACCGACCCTTCCGCGCCGACCGGGCGGGCCGATCGTCCGGCGACGACCGGCGCGGCGGCTCGTACCGGCCCCGCGACGACCGTGGTGGACCGGCCCGGCGCGAGGACCGTGGTGGCCGGCCGTTCCGGGGCGGCGACGAGCGGGGCCGCCCTGACCGGGGGGAGCGCCCGTACCGCGACCGCGAGGACCGCCCGTTCCGGGGTCGGGATGAGCGGTCGGACCGGGGCCGGGCCGATCAGCCGTTCCGGGGTCGTGATGAGCGGTCGGACCGGGAGCATGGCGACCGGCCGTTCCGGGGTCGGGACGAGCGGTCCGGCCGGGGCCGGGGCGACCGCCCGTACCGGGGCCGGGACGACCGCCCGTACCGGGACCGTGGCGACCGCCCGGACCGGGATCGTGGGGACCGGCCGTTCCGGGGTCGGGACGAGCGGTCCGGCCGGGACCGTGGTGACCGTCCGTACCGGGGCCGGGACGACCGCCCGTACCGGGACCGTGGCGACCGCCCGTACCAGGGCCGGGACGACCGGCAGGAGCGGCGCGCCAACCCGTACCGCGGGCGGGACGACCGCCCCGAGCGGGACCGTGGTGACCGCCCGTATCGGGAGCGGGGCGACCAGCCGTATCGGAGCCGCGACGACCGGCCCGACCGGGACCGTGGCAACCGTCCGTACCGGGGCCGGGACGAGCGGTCGGACCAGGACCGTGGTGACCGTGCGTACGAGGAGCGGGGCGACCGCTCGTTCGGCGGGCGGGACGACCGCCGGTCCGGCCGTGGCGGCGGGTCCTACGAGAACCGCGGTGACCGGCCGTACCGGGGCCGGGACGACCGTGATCGCGGCGATCGGTCGTACCGCGGGGATCGAGCCCAGCGGCCGGGTGCGGAACGTGCCGAGCGCCGTCCGCGCGGCGTAGACGATCACCGTCCGGCCCGGGACGACCTCGACCGGGTCGACGGGCTCGACGTTCCGCCCGGCGAGCAGGTCGGACCGGTACGCCCCCGGCACGACGAGCACACCGGGCCCGAGCGCCCCGCCGGCGCGACCGGCCCGGCCGACACGACTCCCGAGGCCGGCACTACGGCCGACGGCAATGCGGCTGTCCACGAGGCCGGAAGCCCGGTCGACGGCACCACGCCCGTTCGCGAGCCTGCCGGCCCGATCGACAGCACGGCGGCGATCGACGAGTCCGGCGCCCCGGCCGACAGCAGTGGGTCGGTCGACGGGGCCGGCGGTCCGGTCGACAGGACTGTTCCGGTCGACGGTGACGGCGCACCGGCCGACGGCACTGCGCCGATCCGCGAGCCCGGCGAGACGGCCGAGGGCGCTGCGCCGATCCGCGAGCCCGGCGAGACGGCCGACGGCACCGCGCTGGCCCGCGAGCCGGGCGCGCCGGAGCGCCGCGCCGCCGTCGCGGGTGACCGGGACGACGAGCGCGGGCACCGTCGTCCGCGGCAGCAGGGCGACCGCCGCGGCCCGCGGGACGAGCGCCGTCGCGACGACCGTGCCGGCCGGCGGGAGGACCGACCGGACCGGGGCGGGCGCCCCCGGCGCATCCCCGAGTCGGCCGAGCGGACGTTCGTCGCCGAGCCATCGCTGCCGGACTCCGTGTCGGCCTCGGACCTCGACGCGAGCGTGCGGCGGGACCTGCGCGGGCTGCAGAAGGAGACCGCCGAGTCCGTGGCCCGGCATCTCGTCGCGGCCGGCGTGCTCGTCGACGAGGACCCCGTCCTGGCGCTCGAGCACGCCCGCTACGCGCGGCGGCGGGCGTCGCGGATCGCCGTGGTCCGGGAGGCGGCCGGCATCGTCGCCTACCACGCCGGCGAGTGGAACGAGGCTCTCGGCGAGTTCCGCGCCGCACGGCGGATGGGTGGCGGGCCCGGACACGTGCACGTCATGGCGGACATCGAGCGTGCGCTGGGGCGGCCGGAGCGGGCGATCGACCTCGCCCGCAGTCCGGAGGCACGCGACCTCGGCCCCGAGGAGCGGATCGAGCTGCTGATCGTGGCGGCCGGTGCCCGGCGAGACCTGGGCGAGCTGGACGCGGCCGTCGTCGGGCTGCAGGTCCCCGAGCTCGACGAGCGCCGCCGCGACCCGTGGAGCGCCCGGCTGTTCTACGCCTACGCCGACAACCTGCTCGCCGCCGGCCGCGAGTCCGAGGCCGTGCAGTGGTTCGTGCACGCCCACGACGCCGACACCGACGGGCGGACCGACGCGGCCGTGCGGATCGCCGAGCTGACCGGTGAGGAGCTGCCCACCCCCGACGACGACGGACTGTCCATCGGCTACGAGGACGTCCCGGTCGAGGGCCCCGGCGACACCGCCGAGGGCGCGGACGAGCACGACCGGACCGGCGCCGCTCCCTCCGGGGATGCGGCGACCGGAGCGGTCCCCACTGGCGCGCCGGGTGACCGCGAGCCGGGTGGCGGCACCGGGAGCGACGACCCGGTACGGGGCGGCGGAGCCGGGCCCGACGGGAGCGGCGACCTCCCGACCGAGAAGCCCGTCGGTGACCGTGCCGGGACCGCCCGGCCGGTCGGCGACGACCCCCGGACCGAACGGACCGGGGGTGACGATGCCGGCACCGCGGAGAGCTCCGGCGGCACCGGCACCGCGGAGACGCCCAGCAGCACCGGCACCGCGGAGACATCCGGCGGCACCGGCGCCGCGGAAGGGGATCACCGATGACCGACGACCTGCTGTCCCGGCACGACGTCCTGCTCGCCGACCTCGACGGCACTCTCTACC
It contains:
- the tyrS gene encoding tyrosine--tRNA ligase, with the protein product MRTDILDELEWRGLIAQSTDRDALAKELAGDEPVTLYAGFDPTAPSLHAGHLVPMLTLRRFQEAGHRPVILAGGATGMIGDPRDTGERNLHDESTVAEWTALIRGQLERFVAFDGTPTGALAVNNLDWTGKQTVLEFLRDLGKHFPVNTMLARETVKRRLAADGMSYTEFSYLLLQSQDYLHLFRELGCRLQIGGSDQWGNIVGGVELIRRIEGAHVHAMTLPLITDSEGRKFGKSTGGGNIWLDPERTSPYAWYQYFVNVADADVIGYLKKLTFLDRDEIHTLEADLAEKPHLRSAQRRLAAELTTLVHGEDQTHQVTTASQALFGRAELTELDARTLGSALAEVPNIESGGGDTIVDLLVATGLTESKGAARRAVKEGGAYVNNVKVSDEDWVPGADDALAGGWLVVRRGKRSLAGVRLVC